TGTGCTTCATTGATGCAATACattcttcttaaaaaaaaaaaaaaaaaaaaaaaaaacactttaaaccCACATTGTCTGAACAAAATCAGTGACATCTACACTACCTATGAGGAAAATACTTTGGATCAGCCCTCCCGAACCCGAACAGGAATAAATATGATCTGGCTTTAAATGTACAGGTAactatagatatatatataaaaaaaaacatgtatatcAATGCACCAGTTGGATGAGTCGTTCCATGAACATATCCttgttatgtatgtgtgttatttgacagtgtttgtatttctgtgtgtgaacCGTTGAGATATTTTTCTCCTAAATGCTTGagggaaagttttttttcttttatgtcagCTATCACAGAAACACATTCTTAGTATTTCTAAATCTACTGAGGTCCAAAACAGCCAGCAGAGAAACTTCAGACCACAATGATATGAGAAGGAGAGAATAACTCTTTAAAATGCTTTTAAGACCCTCTATACTGCAGTTGCAGTGGGGAAACAATAACGTATCGCTTGGTATTGTGGTCACGTTTACTGGTTGATTATTATCTACGTAGTTCAATGTCCGTGAAATGAATGACATGCCAGTCCCTTGTAATGACACATCTGCTGAGGAAGAAGAACTAAACAAAATTGACAATGTCAAGGCATCCTCTTATATTTCAAACtagtatgttttaaatgtgagtGTGCATGGCAGGAGCGCTGTACTGTATGAGTATCTCAGGCATAGCATGACTTCACATTCAGGATGTTGATGTAAGAGTTTTCCCCTCCAGGTGAACTGAGAATGTTCTTGAACCGTCTCCCAGTCTCCAGGTTGGTTTTACTGTTGTAGTTCTCATAGTCTAGCTTGGGCTACCTGTATGTCCAGGTAAGGAATAGGCAGAGGTTGCTAACGGCCTCTTGATCAGCGTTTGAGTAGCAGCCGTGAAGAGACCTGCTACTGAAGGACGAGGCcaacctgaaacacacacacagaggggagCCGGTTGTTGGAGGAGTTGAGGTCAGCTGCCTCAGCGGTTTGTAAATTCAAACTTTGCAAATTACTACTATTGTTTGCTTAGCTAACTGAACTAGGTCACTGACAAAACTAACATTTGCTTGCTAATACGGAATGGAACGCTTTAGACTGGGAAGTAAAAGAGATATTGTTGACAAATGATCAGAATGCTGTttaatagagagccgaagtcacgcccttctacttccggtccatgggaccttaattcgtAAAAAAATATGGGAGTCAATGGAgggataataattattttttgatcacgtttgaattgagccatggattacaaatatgatgttcgtcaatttaaaacattatttttcaaccaaagaaagtctccatttattattaaactgttgaagtataagactttgaaaatacataattagaaagactagacacttcaatgtctcatggatgacgtcttGCTGAAGCTacaatgtctgtgtgtatcgtaccggggatgtaacgttactcaaatgagcagaggatctcgcttgttctttggcttttctgctgaaaacacttcactgggTAAAATacatcaggtaagataacattacatgtgatgtggaacagagctaagctagctagcgagcaagccaagcatcaagctaggtgacgtaaattgtgtgacacgagagatgtagttcacgGAGCGGTTTCACAGAAAACTAAGTGGTcctatgacaaacctacggctaactgatactttcttcggttgaaaaattagcgtttaaattgacgaacatcatatttgtaatccatggctcaattcaaacaggatcaaaaaataatttgcctctccccgttcactaccgttcatattttttttttttactggtgcAACCTGTAAATCTGTAAATCACTAGTTGGAAACTAGCTGGTAGTTACAAAGAATTTAGAAGGGACTTTACACAGACTTAGTGAAGAATTTACAACTGGTGCAACCCAatccaaatgaaaaataatcattCTATTAATAACATGCAATACTGCTAATATGATAACCCCTTAAATAGTGTACTTTATTTCTCACAACTGAGCCTTTGTGAGCTGGATGGTAACTTAACCCTACTTTTCTACAGTATTACTAATCCCATTGACTACAGTATTTTAGTGCACTCAATTTGATTGTGCAACTTGCAGAGGTAATGGCATAACAACCTAATATAAAAAGAGATGTTAAATACAGACTACTTCCACtaactatgtctacaaaatcaATCTAGGACCTGCTTCACCTCTAATTACTGGGCCTTAATAGTTGATCATTCTCAGACAAATCATGCTGCTGACCTTATCAGGGTCCATAGGGGGACATTTCCAGTTGTAGAGGTAATACTGCAGATTTCCATCTCCTATGCCAAACTTGAGCTTCTCCAGGAACACCTTATTCTCCATTAGATCCAAGGCATTGAACACATCAAAACCTTTCTGTtaaacacacaaagtcacaaacTAAATATCATGATGAATCACACAATAGCAAGTAAGTTTAACTTTAAAAATTgttgatgatttatttatttaaggcaCCTATAGTGTGCCCTTTTTCATGCAGCTCTGGAAGCCTCCTTCCCTTTTGCCTAAATTTAAAAGTTAACAACTGATAGTACCATAGAACAGGTTTATTGATTTGGTAGTGTTTTCCAACAACCCTACATAGAGAGTAACATTACCAGCTTGGCCAGGATCAGTGCATCATTCATTAAGTCCAGTAGTGGGGTTTGTGTATGAACGTTGTAAAAAGAGTACGCCGCCTTCAGGCTCCTATGGAGAGGGTGATGCATCACAGTCGAGGGCAGAGTGTAGAAACTAACGAAATCTGTAAGTACACCACCGGCACCCTGGAAAGACAGAGGCACAATAACCATTTAAACAGATAGAAGAATCAACAGACAGGCCGTAAGTATCTTGAGAACAGAAACTTATTTCAGATACCTCTACgacaaatgtatcaattatgTTGTCCTGTGGGAAGAACCAGTGAGCCACCTCCTCTTCTCCCATAGAAGGTGCAAGCTGGAAACGTCTCAGGAATTTCTGTAGCAGTTCGGTGACCTGGCGGATGTCACGCCTCTCCATCGGCCGCAGACCTGGGGTCTTGGTGCTCTATATGGGGTGTAGAGAGCAAGAGGGAGAAGGCCATATAAGTTCCTGCCATTAATAAAAATTGTAAAGAGAGATCCAGGACTGACAGGTTTAAGTGTTTACATCTGGTAGTCTGTAGAGCTTCATGGTTCTTTGCAGGGTCATGTTTCTGCTCAGGTGGGAGAATTTAACTTCCACAAGCTTTCTGGGGTTCAGAGAACGATGCCAATAcctgacacagacagagaaaaatgcaacaaaaaaggagcagaggaaaaaaaacaaaaacgttaaGGATGACCTTCTGACACTGTCTTGTGCGTTTCATGTTTGCATACTGCATGGAATACCTGCATGTGGACACAGGTTTAGGCAGTACCACTCCTGCTGTGTATACTGCCTGGAATATTCCTTCTATGTTCACTCTCCGTGTGATCTCTCTTATTAGCACTGGAGCAACGCGCTTTGAACGCAGCTTCTTATGGACACACAGGAAGTTGATTTCAACCATCCTTTTCAGTCTGGAGCAGCAGAAGGAAAGAAGatgtacattacagtaaaaggGTTTCTATTGATGCATATCACTGCTCTGCTCCAAATGGATACGATCAGTAATGAGTGCTCACGTGTCATAGATGCGTATATCTGCAGGGATGGCACTGATGAAGCCAACAAGCTTCTTATTTGAGGACACTCTCACGCCACAATGCCACTGTGGCAACCAGCCGGGTGGACGCAGAGCCCttggagagaaggaaaggtttAGTGGGAGAGCAGACAGTTAAATACCCTATATACATATTTGGTGATAAACATCAACAAAGTCATAAACAATATCAGAACTGAAAGCTTACCATTTGAGAAAGTTTGGTGAATAATCAAATCTGAACATGTTGTCGTCATCCTCCACATAGTTTTCATTTAACAATGTGTACAACTCCTTCAGctgaaaaagacacaaactatttattttgtgtatcgtttctacaaaatgtattttacagcTGCTATGATTAGTCAATTATTCAATTTATTCACACAAATTAAATGAATTGTcatctattttgataatcgattaatcgtctAAGGCTTTTTTCTCAGATCTCAGATCTTATATTAAAATTGAATTTTGTTACCTGGTGCAAGTATactgtgatgggcatttttcactgttttctgatgttttatagaccaaacaactaatcagtttattaagaaaataattattcAGCAGATTGTTTAGCGTGAGACAAACACTGTACTTACTACATCTGCATTGCTGAGATCCAGAGTGTCCCACATAAAGCCTTGAGGTAAGGAATATGGCTCCTGTCTAATGTTCTCTTTATCTGCTTCTATCGGCCCGTGACTGGTCACCACCTCGTCTACAAACATAGCACAGCTCTTGTCAAAGATATaaaaccatttatttttttcaatcaaCACATTTTTAATGGATGTGTAAACTTTGCATTTTGATGAGGTGACAGTGATCCTGACCAAACATGAGTGTCTTCTTAAAATTGCAGTTATATTAATAAAATCTGCTTCTCT
This window of the Perca flavescens isolate YP-PL-M2 chromosome 6, PFLA_1.0, whole genome shotgun sequence genome carries:
- the nmt2 gene encoding glycylpeptide N-tetradecanoyltransferase 2, giving the protein MMAEDSESAASQQSLELDDQDTCGIDGDNEEENEHMQGSPGGDLGAKRKKKKQKRKKEKPSSGGAKSDSASDSQEIKNPGLPIQKLQDIQRAMELLSCQGPAKSIDEAAKHKYQFWDTQPVPKLNEVVTSHGPIEADKENIRQEPYSLPQGFMWDTLDLSNADVLKELYTLLNENYVEDDDNMFRFDYSPNFLKWALRPPGWLPQWHCGVRVSSNKKLVGFISAIPADIRIYDTLKRMVEINFLCVHKKLRSKRVAPVLIREITRRVNIEGIFQAVYTAGVVLPKPVSTCRYWHRSLNPRKLVEVKFSHLSRNMTLQRTMKLYRLPDSTKTPGLRPMERRDIRQVTELLQKFLRRFQLAPSMGEEEVAHWFFPQDNIIDTFVVEGAGGVLTDFVSFYTLPSTVMHHPLHRSLKAAYSFYNVHTQTPLLDLMNDALILAKLKGFDVFNALDLMENKVFLEKLKFGIGDGNLQYYLYNWKCPPMDPDKVGLVLQ